From the Homo sapiens chromosome 1, GRCh38.p14 Primary Assembly genome, one window contains:
- the PIAS3 gene encoding E3 SUMO-protein ligase PIAS3 produces the protein MAELGELKHMVMSFRVSELQVLLGFAGRNKSGRKHELLAKALHLLKSSCAPSVQMKIKELYRRRFPRKTLGPSDLSLLSLPPGTSPVGSPGPLAPIPPTLLAPGTLLGPKREVDMHPPLPQPVHPDVTMKPLPFYEVYGELIRPTTLASTSSQRFEEAHFTFALTPQQVQQILTSREVLPGAKCDYTIQVQLRFCLCETSCPQEDYFPPNLFVKVNGKLCPLPGYLPPTKNGAEPKRPSRPINITPLARLSATVPNTIVVNWSSEFGRNYSLSVYLVRQLTAGTLLQKLRAKGIRNPDHSRALIKEKLTADPDSEVATTSLRVSLMCPLGKMRLTVPCRALTCAHLQSFDAALYLQMNEKKPTWTCPVCDKKAPYESLIIDGLFMEILSSCSDCDEIQFMEDGSWCPMKPKKEASEVCPPPGYGLDGLQYSPVQGGDPSENKKKVEVIDLTIESSSDEEDLPPTKKHCSVTSAAIPALPGSKGVLTSGHQPSSVLRSPAMGTLGGDFLSSLPLHEYPPAFPLGADIQGLDLFSFLQTESQHYGPSVITSLDEQDALGHFFQYRGTPSHFLGPLAPTLGSSHCSATPAPPPGRVSSIVAPGGALREGHGGPLPSGPSLTGCRSDIISLD, from the exons ATGGCGGAGCTGGGCGAATTAAAG CACATGGTGATGAGTTTCCGGGTGTCTGAGCTCCAGGTGCTTCTTGGCTTTGCTGGCCGGAACAAGAGTGGACGGAAGCACGAGCTCCTGGCCAAGGCTCTGCACCTCCTGAAGTCCAGCTGTGCCCCTAGTGTCCAGATGAAGATCAAAGAGCTTTACCGACGACGCTTTCCCCGGAAGACCCTGGGGCCCTCtgatctctcccttctctctttgcCCCCTGGCACCTCTCCTGTAGGCTCCCCTGGTCCTCTAGCTCCCATTCCCCCAACGCTGTTGGCCCCTGGCACCCTGCTGGGCCCCAAGCGTGAGGTGGACATGCACCCCCCTCTGCCCCAGCCTGTGCACCCTGATGTCACCATGAAACCATTGCCCTTCTATGAAGTCTATGGGGAGCTCATCCGGCCCACCACCCTTG CATCCACTTCTAGCCAGCGGTTTGAGGAAGCGCACTTTACCTTTGCCCTCACACCCCAGCAAGTGCAGCAGATTCTTACATCCAG AGAGGTTCTGCCAGGAGCCAAATGTGATTATACCATACAGGTGCAGCTAAG GTTCTGTCTCTGTGAGACCAGCTGCCCCCAGGAAGATTATTTTCCCCCCAACCTCTTTGtcaaggtcaatgggaaactgtGCCCCCTGCCG GGTTACCTTCCCCCAACCAAGAATGGGGCCGAGCCCAAGAGGCCCAGCCGCCCCATCAACATCACACCCCTGGCTCGACTCTCAGCCACTGTTCCCAACACCATTGTGGTCAATTGGTCATCTGAGTTCGGACGG AATTACTCCTTGTCTGTGTACCTGGTGAGGCAGTTGACTGCAGGAACCCTTCTACAAAAACTCAGAGCAAAGGGTATCCGGAACCCAGACCACTCGCGGGCACTGA TCAAGGAGAAATTGACTGCTGACCCTGACAGTGAGGTGGCCACTACAAGTCTCCGGGTGTCACTCATGTGCCCG CTAGGGAAGATGCGCCTGACTGTCCCTTGTCGTGCCCTCACCTGCGCCCACCTGCAGAGCTTCGATGCTGCCCTTTATCTACAGATGAATGAGAAGAAGCCTACATGGACATGTCCTGTGTGTGACAAGAAGGCTCCCTATGAATCTCTTATCATTGATGG tTTATTTATGGAGATTCTTAGTTCCTGTTCAGATTGTGATGAGATCCAATTCATGGAAGATGGATCCTGGTGCCCAATGAAACCCAAGAAGGAGGCATCTGAGGTTTGCCCCCCGCCAGGGTATGGGCTGGATG GCCTCCAGTACAGCCCAGTCCAGGGGGGAGATCCATCAGAGAATAAGAAGAAGGTCGAAGTTATTGACTTGACAATAGAAAGCTCATCAGATGAGGAGGATCTGCCCCCTACCAAGAAGCACTGTTCTGTCACCTCAGCTGCCATCCCGGCCCTACCTGGAAGCAAAGG AGTCCTGACATCTGGCCACCAGCCATCCTCGGTGCTAAGGAGCCCTGCTATGGGCACGTTGGGTGGGGATTTCCTGTCCAGTCTCCCACTACATGAGTACCCACCTGCCTTCCCACTGGGAGCCGACATCCAAG gtttagatttattttcatttcttcagacAGAGAGTCAG CACTATGGCCCCTCTGTCATCACCTCACTAGATGAACAGGATGCCCTTGGCCACTTCTTCCAGTACCGAGGGACCCCTTCTCACTTTCTGGGCCCACTGGCCCCCACGCTGGGGAGCTCCCACTGCAGCGCCACTCCGGCGCCCCCTCCTGGCCGTGTCAGCAGCATTGTGGCCCCTGGGGGGGCCTTGAGGGAGGGGCATGGAGGACCCCTGCCCTCAGGTCCCTCTTTGACTGGCTGTCGGTCAGACATCATTTCCCTGGACTGA